In Corylus avellana chromosome ca2, CavTom2PMs-1.0, the following proteins share a genomic window:
- the LOC132169802 gene encoding NAC domain-containing protein 10-like, which produces NLNQKYSHFGDAGVSKDGQIRHFFHRPSKAYTTGTRKRRKVHTDEDGSETRWHKTGKTRPVFAGGTVKGFKKILVLYTNYGRQRKPEKTNWVMHQYHLGDNEEEKDGELVVSKVFYQTQPRQCGSSIKDSFVEDKQLMTKNQSIGHDHNNNIPMPKNAALVEYYNPNSFINYDHHQGGHNREISPQLIPNLVVQGDGSSFIRIASDASKGKFERK; this is translated from the coding sequence AACTTGAATCAGAAGTATTCACATTTTGGTGATGCAGGAGTTAGCAAAGACGGCCAAATTCGCCACTTCTTTCATCGACCTTCAAAGGCATACACGACAGGGACGAGGAAACGAAGGAAGGTCCACACCGATGAGGATGGAAGCGAGACAAGATGGCACAAAACAGGCAAGACCAGGCCTGTCTTTGCCGGTGGAACAGTAAAGGGTTTCAAAAAGATCTTGGTTCTCTACACCAACTATGGCAGGCAAAGAAAACCTGAGAAAACAAACTGGGTGATGCACCAATACCATCTTGGCGAcaatgaagaagagaaagatgGAGAATTAGTGGTCTCAAAGGTTTTCTACCAAACACAGCCTAGACAATGTGGTTCGAGTATTAAGGATTCCTTTGTCGAAGACAAACAATTGATGACGAAGAACCAAAGCATCGGCCATGATCATAACAACAATATTCCTATGCCTAAGAACGCAGCTCTTGTGGAGTATTACAATCCTAATTCTTTCATCAACTATGATCATCACCAGGGGGGGCATAATAGGGAAATCTCACCACAACTAATTCCTAATCTGGTTGTCCAGGGTGATGGGTCATCTTTTATTCGAATAGCTTCAGATGCAAGCAAAGGAAAGTTTGAGAGAAAATAG